From Draconibacterium halophilum, one genomic window encodes:
- a CDS encoding LVIVD repeat-containing protein, whose protein sequence is MKTIKNIFLLLFLALAFTACMDEYTEEFTANSPVYLSYEDLREGVKSAGSRDLVNPGKIYFKDGYLFIVEEFEGVHIIDNQNPADPQNMGFIEIPGNVDIAIKENILYADSYIDLVAIDISDINNPIEVERVEDVLPYTLPPADEDYRFGEVDEEKGVVTGWEIKKVRQEMEYHYYPIYRWGFTENAMMDGSFGLSNGGGQTSTFGVGGSMARFGLYDDYLYAVDEANLHVFDVKAPESPSEIGQQNVGWNVETMFIYDNHMFLGTQSGMRIFNIEVPTYPVYVSDFWHVTSCDPVVIADGYAYVTLRGGNTCGSDVNRLDVIELAGDYVDNDLIASYPMQEPYGLGIDGDVLFVCDGDAGLKVYDAEDKTAIDDHMISHFASINTYDVIPLGGYLFMIGDDGFYQYDYSDLQNITQVSHIPVYRED, encoded by the coding sequence ATGAAGACAATCAAAAATATATTTCTACTACTGTTTCTTGCACTTGCCTTTACGGCGTGTATGGATGAATACACCGAAGAGTTTACAGCCAATTCTCCTGTTTACCTGTCGTATGAAGATCTGCGTGAAGGTGTTAAATCTGCAGGATCGCGCGACTTGGTAAATCCGGGTAAAATCTATTTTAAAGACGGCTATCTTTTTATTGTTGAGGAGTTTGAAGGAGTGCACATTATCGACAATCAAAATCCGGCCGATCCGCAAAATATGGGGTTTATCGAAATACCCGGAAATGTTGACATTGCTATAAAAGAGAATATTCTTTATGCCGATAGTTATATCGACCTGGTTGCCATCGATATTAGCGATATAAATAACCCGATAGAAGTTGAACGTGTTGAGGACGTTTTGCCTTACACTTTGCCCCCTGCCGATGAAGATTATCGTTTTGGCGAAGTGGATGAAGAAAAAGGAGTGGTTACCGGATGGGAAATTAAAAAGGTGCGCCAAGAAATGGAATACCATTATTATCCGATTTACAGATGGGGTTTTACAGAGAATGCCATGATGGATGGTTCTTTCGGTTTGAGTAACGGGGGAGGACAAACCAGTACATTTGGCGTTGGAGGTTCAATGGCACGTTTTGGTTTATACGACGATTATTTATACGCTGTTGATGAGGCCAACCTTCATGTTTTTGATGTAAAAGCACCGGAAAGCCCGTCTGAGATTGGTCAGCAAAATGTGGGCTGGAATGTTGAAACGATGTTTATTTACGACAATCATATGTTTCTGGGAACACAATCGGGCATGCGCATCTTCAACATAGAAGTGCCGACTTACCCGGTTTATGTCAGCGATTTCTGGCACGTTACAAGTTGCGATCCCGTGGTTATTGCCGATGGTTATGCCTATGTAACATTGCGGGGCGGAAACACCTGTGGTAGTGATGTAAACCGTCTTGATGTGATTGAGCTGGCCGGCGATTATGTCGACAATGACCTGATAGCATCGTACCCAATGCAGGAGCCGTATGGGCTGGGAATAGATGGCGATGTACTTTTTGTATGCGATGGAGATGCGGGGCTTAAAGTTTACGATGCCGAAGATAAAACAGCTATTGACGACCATATGATTTCACACTTTGCCAGCATCAACACTTACGATGTAATTCCGCTTGGTGGCTACCTGTTTATGATTGGCGATGATGGTTTTTATCAGTACGATTATTCTGATTTGCAAAATATCACCCAGGTAAGTCACATTCCTGTTTATCGTGAAGATTAA
- a CDS encoding outer membrane beta-barrel protein, with protein sequence MKKIILLLCISVLSLSVFAQSEKGHVYLKNGSIIKGKYSYFNDRKQLKIESAGNVWIFDADEVDHIASKREGKTMFDEEAVSDIKWFFRTELGVLAGNSDNSQTAPFSITGSANYVINPNFSAGLGFGVEFLKETYMPVFANLEYRFRKQQTSPYVFLKAGYQVPIEDSNEIYYDVYPMWSSFAPWPNEIGENGFDCKGGVLINPGVGFQQMFSQTFGMNFAVGYQFHRLNYDGENDYSLDIDYNRVTVKVGIIFN encoded by the coding sequence ATGAAGAAAATTATTCTGCTGCTATGTATATCGGTATTGTCGCTTTCCGTTTTTGCACAATCCGAAAAAGGTCATGTCTACCTGAAAAACGGTTCCATAATTAAAGGAAAATATTCCTATTTCAACGACAGAAAACAATTGAAAATAGAATCAGCCGGGAATGTATGGATTTTCGATGCTGATGAAGTGGATCATATTGCCTCAAAGCGCGAAGGAAAAACGATGTTCGACGAAGAAGCGGTTTCGGATATCAAATGGTTTTTCAGAACCGAACTGGGAGTTCTGGCCGGAAATTCCGATAACAGCCAAACCGCACCATTCTCCATTACCGGGTCGGCCAACTATGTTATAAATCCAAACTTTTCGGCCGGACTTGGTTTTGGTGTTGAATTTCTGAAAGAAACGTACATGCCGGTGTTCGCCAATTTAGAATACCGTTTCAGAAAACAGCAAACCTCACCCTATGTTTTTCTGAAAGCAGGTTACCAGGTTCCCATCGAAGACTCCAACGAAATTTATTACGATGTGTACCCCATGTGGAGCAGTTTTGCGCCATGGCCAAACGAAATCGGAGAAAATGGTTTCGATTGCAAAGGCGGTGTGCTGATTAATCCCGGTGTCGGATTTCAGCAAATGTTTTCACAAACATTTGGGATGAACTTTGCTGTTGGCTACCAGTTTCATCGCCTGAATTACGATGGCGAAAATGACTATTCGCTCGATATTGACTACAACCGTGTTACCGTTAAAGTCGGTATTATTTTCAACTAA
- a CDS encoding DUF4249 domain-containing protein, whose amino-acid sequence MKRIITYSFLLFVLLSGCEDVYRPDIDVVDNVLVADARISADEEFNSIHLYESVAYYDNSRSGPGITTADVKLIDSNGNEQEIPHYSDGQYVLSQSLNPQLQYKLKIEYQGEVYESTFEEVPQKPSLDSVYGIEEVQIRQESGDNDVDNVDKIEGVRLYTDITPNNQMPYSRFTARFVVQYNYSVEVPGPFGSTMIETVYGWKTTYPQGAFNIASPPEYSSSKEIKKHPLYFYKNSVKYDFDQFFSGWIVILHHHALSENAYNYYDDLNKQLESEGKIFDPLYVQARSNIKCISDSDQKILGNFEISMSNETRYFLRYMSKTNGFVLREIEERYDIPFSGEQVGVIPVFWQYP is encoded by the coding sequence ATGAAACGTATTATAACATATAGTTTTCTGCTGTTCGTTCTGCTGTCGGGATGCGAAGATGTATACAGACCTGATATTGATGTGGTAGACAATGTTTTGGTGGCCGATGCACGTATTTCGGCCGACGAGGAATTCAATTCCATTCATTTATACGAATCGGTAGCGTATTACGATAATTCGAGATCCGGTCCGGGAATTACCACTGCTGATGTTAAACTTATTGATAGCAATGGTAACGAACAAGAAATTCCTCATTATTCTGATGGTCAGTATGTGTTGAGCCAATCACTTAATCCGCAGTTACAGTATAAACTAAAGATTGAATACCAGGGAGAAGTTTATGAATCGACGTTTGAAGAAGTTCCGCAGAAACCATCGCTGGATAGTGTTTATGGGATTGAGGAAGTACAAATTAGACAGGAGAGCGGCGATAATGATGTAGATAATGTTGACAAAATTGAAGGCGTTCGTTTGTATACTGATATTACACCCAATAACCAAATGCCTTATTCCCGCTTTACGGCCCGCTTTGTTGTGCAATACAATTATTCGGTAGAAGTGCCCGGACCCTTCGGAAGCACAATGATTGAAACGGTGTATGGATGGAAAACCACGTATCCGCAGGGGGCATTTAATATTGCTTCGCCACCGGAGTATTCCAGCTCAAAAGAAATTAAAAAGCATCCCTTATACTTTTATAAAAATAGCGTGAAATACGATTTTGATCAGTTTTTTTCAGGCTGGATAGTTATCCTGCATCATCATGCATTATCAGAAAATGCTTACAATTATTACGATGATTTAAATAAGCAGCTGGAATCTGAAGGAAAAATATTTGACCCCTTGTATGTTCAGGCGCGCAGTAATATTAAATGTATAAGTGATTCCGATCAGAAGATTTTGGGAAATTTTGAAATTTCGATGAGTAACGAAACGCGGTATTTTTTGCGATATATGTCTAAAACCAACGGATTTGTTTTGCGGGAGATTGAAGAACGTTATGATATCCCTTTTTCGGGAGAACAAGTTGGTGTTATTCCTGTTTTCTGGCAGTATCCATAA